One window of Chamaesiphon minutus PCC 6605 genomic DNA carries:
- a CDS encoding glycosyltransferase family 4 protein translates to MRIALFTETFLPKVDGIVTRLKHTIEQLTRHGDEVLVFCPDGGLQSYHGAKIYGLSAFPLPLYPELKLALPRPEIGQQLAQFQPDLIHVVNPAVLGLAGIYYAKSSQIPLVASYHTHLPKYLDHYGLGIFEGLLWELLKGAHNQAQLNLCTSSAMVRELSDRGIERVDLWQRGVDTETFHPNKMTAPMREHLSQGEPASHLLLYVGRLGAEKEIEQIKPVLAAIPGARLAIVGDGPHRAVLESYFADTPTHFVGYLGGEKLAAAYAAADAFIFPSRTETLGLVLLEAMAAGCPVIAARSGGIPDIVTDGQNGYLFDPQDPQGAISATQKLFADPSANLQLRDNARTEAERWGWSAATQQLQGYYRQVVGARVGGKG, encoded by the coding sequence ATGCGTATCGCTCTATTCACCGAAACTTTTTTACCAAAAGTCGATGGAATTGTTACTCGACTCAAGCACACGATCGAACAGCTTACTCGGCATGGCGATGAGGTCTTGGTTTTTTGTCCGGATGGGGGATTGCAGTCTTACCATGGTGCAAAAATTTATGGGCTGTCGGCGTTTCCGCTCCCACTCTATCCCGAACTCAAACTAGCTCTACCCCGACCGGAAATCGGCCAACAATTAGCCCAATTTCAGCCAGATTTAATTCATGTCGTCAATCCTGCGGTCTTAGGGCTAGCCGGAATTTATTATGCCAAGTCCAGCCAAATTCCGTTGGTCGCTTCTTATCATACTCATTTGCCCAAATATCTCGACCACTATGGGTTGGGCATCTTTGAAGGTTTATTGTGGGAGCTACTTAAAGGGGCGCACAATCAAGCGCAGTTAAATCTCTGTACTTCTAGTGCGATGGTACGAGAATTGAGCGATCGTGGCATCGAGCGAGTAGACTTGTGGCAGCGGGGAGTAGATACCGAAACTTTTCATCCCAATAAAATGACAGCTCCAATGCGCGAGCATTTAAGTCAAGGTGAGCCAGCAAGCCACTTGTTGTTGTATGTGGGCAGACTTGGGGCTGAGAAAGAAATCGAGCAAATAAAACCCGTTCTCGCAGCCATCCCTGGCGCGCGGCTGGCGATCGTTGGCGATGGCCCGCATCGAGCGGTATTGGAAAGTTACTTTGCCGATACGCCGACTCATTTCGTCGGCTATTTGGGTGGCGAAAAACTAGCCGCAGCTTATGCTGCTGCCGATGCGTTTATTTTTCCATCGCGGACGGAGACTTTAGGTTTGGTATTGCTCGAAGCGATGGCGGCTGGCTGTCCGGTAATTGCTGCACGCTCTGGTGGTATTCCCGATATTGTCACCGATGGCCAGAATGGTTATCTCTTCGATCCGCAAGATCCGCAAGGCGCGATCTCTGCTACCCAAAAACTTTTCGCCGATCCATCTGCCAATCTTCAGCTTCGCGACAATGCCCGGACGGAAGCCGAACGTTGGGGTTGGTCGGCAGCTACGCAACAACTCCAAGGCTACTATCGGCAAGTAGTCGGAGCCAGAGTCGGCGGTAAGGGGTAG
- the purC gene encoding phosphoribosylaminoimidazolesuccinocarboxamide synthase, with translation MNCHPQIYEGKAKILYATDDPDILLAYFKDDATAFNAQKRGTIVGKGEINCQIAAHLFREIEAKGIATHFIDCPSAHEMRVKSVRILPIEVVVRNIAAGSLCQQTGISLGTILPQPLVEFYYKDDALGDPLLTRDRLLLMELATPEQLESLHSKALQVNTILQEFFQLCGITLVDFKIEFGVDNHNQILLADEISPDSCRLWLTGEPDPNLRVLDKDRFRRDLGNIEDAYQQVLARVLGVRT, from the coding sequence ATGAATTGTCATCCACAGATCTACGAAGGTAAGGCGAAAATTCTATACGCTACAGACGATCCAGACATATTGCTGGCGTACTTCAAGGATGATGCAACTGCTTTCAATGCCCAAAAGCGGGGCACGATCGTCGGCAAAGGCGAAATCAACTGTCAAATTGCGGCGCACTTATTTAGAGAAATTGAAGCTAAGGGCATTGCCACGCACTTTATCGATTGTCCCTCGGCACACGAAATGCGGGTGAAGTCGGTACGGATCTTGCCGATCGAAGTAGTGGTCAGAAATATTGCCGCAGGTAGTCTGTGCCAACAGACAGGCATCTCTCTAGGGACGATTTTGCCGCAGCCGTTGGTAGAGTTTTACTATAAAGACGATGCTTTGGGCGATCCATTGCTGACTCGCGATCGATTGTTGTTGATGGAGTTGGCCACCCCAGAGCAACTAGAGAGTCTACACTCCAAAGCTTTACAAGTTAATACTATCCTCCAAGAGTTTTTCCAACTGTGCGGAATTACACTAGTTGACTTCAAAATTGAATTTGGCGTAGACAACCACAACCAGATCTTGCTCGCCGATGAAATCAGTCCCGACAGTTGTCGGTTGTGGCTGACTGGGGAACCCGATCCCAATTTACGAGTCCTAGATAAAGATCGGTTCCGCCGCGATCTGGGCAATATTGAGGACGCCTATCAACAAGTTTTAGCCAGAGTTCTTGGAGTCAGAACATAG
- the ndhI gene encoding NAD(P)H-quinone oxidoreductase subunit I, translated as MKFLKQVVDYGKETAQAAKYIGQGLAVTFDHMQRRPITVQYPYEKLIPSERFRGRIHFEFDKCISCEVCVRVCPINLPVVDYEYDKATKKKKLNSYSIDFGVCIFCGNCVEYCPTNCLSMTEEYELATFERHELNFDNVALGRLPTKVTDDPMVTALRTLAYLPKDVMEPHDLPAGSQRAKSN; from the coding sequence CTGAAATTTCTCAAACAAGTAGTAGACTACGGCAAAGAAACCGCTCAGGCTGCCAAATATATCGGTCAAGGACTAGCGGTGACATTCGATCACATGCAGCGGCGTCCGATTACGGTTCAATATCCTTACGAAAAGCTAATTCCCTCCGAACGATTTCGGGGACGGATTCATTTTGAATTCGACAAATGCATCTCATGTGAAGTCTGCGTGCGGGTATGTCCGATCAATTTACCCGTCGTCGATTATGAATACGATAAAGCGACCAAGAAGAAAAAACTCAATAGCTATAGTATCGATTTTGGGGTATGTATCTTTTGTGGTAACTGCGTAGAATACTGTCCGACTAATTGTCTGTCGATGACCGAAGAATACGAACTAGCGACATTCGAGCGGCACGAACTCAATTTTGATAATGTCGCCCTCGGTCGCCTGCCGACCAAAGTTACTGACGATCCGATGGTGACTGCTCTACGGACGTTGGCTTACTTACCCAAAGATGTAATGGAGCCTCATGATTTACCCGCTGGTTCTCAACGAGCTAAGAGCAATTAA
- a CDS encoding BamA/TamA family outer membrane protein — protein MKLKFNLLLVTTVATIGHISQLPAHAESTRIDRLVSQNSLASTVVEKKSLGVTDNLPTAKDLLAQSRSKTRKPTPRSKPVKKPSAGTTKPNATTPQSQAPTTLPAKGQTQVLVSDIIIKSPTGALAPELESRVRQVLTVKPGQPTTREQLEQNLNAIKALGAFSAVEIVPEDTSKGVRLSFLVTPYGGLRQVQIRTLPANSTTVIKQADIDSIFGSQYGKPLNAVELQAAIKQLNEFYQKQGYNLAQVVDVQELNADGTLTLVIAEGLIEDVQVRFINKEGSLVDDKKEPIRGNTRPFIVTREAELKPGKIFNRATAEKDLRRIFGLGIFDDVRVSFAPGSDPAKVILQFNVIERKTSSILAGGGISSTNGLFGSISYNQLNVGGNAQKLGAELQIGTRDTLYDLNFSDPWIATDPNRTSYNVNVFQRRSYSLVYGGGKTPAFVPGTTDTPTIVRQGGGITFSRPLNGDPFSDSAWRASLGVQYQKVSVRDINGSAIVPVDSRGGQLSFSGTGEDDLLMVQLGLTQDLRNSFSDPTQGTLLKLGLDQSVPIGNANILMTRARASFTNYTPVKLINFTPGSQALVFNIQGGTVLGDLPPYEAFSLGGTSSVRGYEDGDVGSGRSYIQATAEYRFPLISIVGGSFFADYGSDLGTGSSVPGNPAGVRSKPGNGFGYGAGIRINSPIGPIRIDYALNNINETRIQFGIGERF, from the coding sequence ATGAAATTGAAATTTAACTTACTTTTAGTTACCACAGTTGCCACGATCGGCCATATATCTCAGCTTCCCGCACATGCCGAATCTACTCGGATCGATCGACTAGTGTCTCAGAATAGTTTGGCTAGCACGGTTGTCGAAAAAAAATCATTGGGTGTTACGGATAACTTACCGACAGCCAAAGATCTGCTCGCTCAATCTCGATCGAAAACCCGCAAACCTACGCCTCGGAGCAAGCCAGTCAAAAAACCGAGCGCAGGCACGACCAAGCCAAATGCGACAACTCCCCAGAGTCAAGCCCCAACTACCCTACCAGCCAAGGGTCAAACACAAGTATTAGTCTCGGATATCATCATCAAAAGTCCGACAGGCGCATTAGCCCCAGAACTAGAATCGAGAGTGCGTCAAGTTCTGACAGTTAAACCCGGACAACCCACCACTCGCGAACAACTAGAGCAAAATCTCAATGCCATCAAAGCTCTAGGTGCTTTCTCCGCCGTGGAAATTGTGCCTGAAGACACGAGCAAAGGCGTCAGGTTGAGCTTTTTGGTGACCCCATACGGTGGTTTGCGACAGGTACAGATTAGAACTCTACCCGCTAATAGCACTACCGTTATCAAACAAGCAGACATCGATAGCATCTTTGGGAGCCAGTATGGCAAACCATTAAATGCGGTCGAACTCCAAGCAGCGATCAAACAATTAAATGAGTTTTACCAAAAGCAGGGCTACAACCTGGCGCAAGTGGTAGATGTCCAAGAACTCAATGCTGACGGGACTTTGACGCTAGTAATCGCAGAAGGCTTGATTGAAGACGTGCAGGTGCGCTTTATCAATAAAGAGGGTTCGTTAGTCGATGATAAGAAAGAACCGATTCGCGGCAATACACGTCCTTTTATTGTCACGCGCGAAGCCGAACTAAAACCAGGTAAAATCTTTAACCGCGCTACTGCTGAAAAAGACCTGCGGCGGATTTTTGGCTTGGGGATATTTGACGACGTGCGCGTATCATTTGCCCCTGGTAGCGATCCAGCTAAGGTGATCTTGCAGTTCAACGTCATCGAGCGGAAAACCTCTTCGATCTTAGCTGGGGGTGGTATTAGTTCTACTAACGGTTTATTCGGGAGTATCAGCTACAACCAATTAAACGTCGGCGGTAATGCCCAAAAATTAGGTGCCGAGCTGCAAATCGGTACTCGCGATACACTCTACGACCTGAACTTTTCCGATCCTTGGATTGCCACTGACCCCAATCGGACATCGTATAACGTTAATGTTTTTCAACGGCGATCGTACTCACTAGTATATGGTGGCGGTAAAACTCCCGCTTTCGTACCGGGAACTACCGATACACCGACGATCGTCAGACAGGGAGGCGGGATTACCTTCAGTCGTCCGCTCAATGGCGATCCATTTAGCGATAGTGCTTGGCGGGCTTCGTTAGGAGTACAATACCAAAAAGTCTCCGTGCGGGATATCAATGGCTCGGCGATCGTTCCTGTAGACTCTAGAGGCGGTCAATTGAGCTTTAGCGGTACCGGAGAAGACGATCTGTTGATGGTACAACTCGGACTGACCCAAGATTTACGCAACAGTTTTAGCGATCCGACTCAAGGTACGCTGCTAAAACTGGGACTGGATCAGTCGGTACCCATCGGTAATGCTAATATCTTGATGACCAGAGCGCGGGCGAGTTTTACCAATTATACTCCTGTGAAGTTGATTAATTTTACACCTGGTTCTCAGGCATTGGTATTCAATATCCAAGGTGGTACCGTTTTAGGCGACTTACCGCCTTACGAGGCGTTTAGCTTAGGCGGTACTAGCTCTGTTCGCGGCTATGAAGATGGCGATGTCGGTTCGGGACGCAGTTATATTCAGGCGACTGCCGAATATCGTTTTCCCTTAATCTCGATCGTCGGTGGGTCATTTTTTGCCGACTATGGTAGCGATCTGGGCACTGGTAGCAGCGTTCCTGGCAATCCAGCCGGAGTTCGCAGCAAACCTGGTAATGGCTTTGGTTATGGTGCGGGCATCCGAATCAATTCCCCCATCGGGCCAATTCGGATCGACTACGCGCTCAATAACATCAATGAAACGCGGATTCAGTTTGGTATCGGGGAAAGATTCTAA
- a CDS encoding winged helix-turn-helix transcriptional regulator, translating into MQLEQPTGAVFVQTTLKVLGGKWKLLILWYLKDEPKRFSELKRSIPNITEKMLMQQLRELEKDEIIVRNVRSTVPLKVEYSFSDYGKTIIPVLIPLCDWGKEHLQRINS; encoded by the coding sequence TTGCAATTAGAACAACCAACAGGTGCTGTATTCGTCCAAACCACTCTCAAAGTGTTGGGTGGTAAATGGAAATTATTAATTTTATGGTATTTAAAAGATGAACCAAAACGCTTTAGCGAACTCAAACGATCGATCCCCAATATTACCGAAAAAATGTTGATGCAACAGTTGCGCGAACTCGAAAAAGACGAGATTATCGTGCGAAATGTTCGATCGACAGTACCGCTTAAAGTTGAGTATTCATTCTCAGATTATGGAAAAACGATTATTCCGGTATTAATTCCTCTTTGCGATTGGGGCAAAGAACATTTACAGCGGATAAATAGTTAA
- a CDS encoding SDR family oxidoreductase has translation MPLLTGKVAIVTASSRGIGRAVAKRLSRDGAAVAVNYISSPELAEAVVTEIIATGGNAIAVQGSVANKADVARLFDETEQKLGAIDIVVNVAGVSVFKPHLQLTDDDFEKVFAVNARGAMYVLQAAAARVKDGGRIVQFSTGGTMMPIPAGGIYAASKAAGERFAFALAKEIGHRQVTVNVISPGVTDTDGLIMPKEAIDNLIGQTPLGRLGQPGDVADVVAFLVSDDAHWVTGQNIQANGGIL, from the coding sequence ATGCCATTATTAACGGGAAAAGTCGCCATTGTCACCGCTTCGTCGCGGGGCATCGGACGCGCAGTTGCCAAACGCTTGAGCCGAGATGGTGCCGCCGTCGCCGTGAATTATATCTCTTCGCCAGAGCTAGCTGAAGCCGTGGTAACAGAAATCATCGCCACTGGCGGTAATGCGATCGCCGTGCAAGGTAGTGTCGCCAATAAAGCAGATGTGGCACGCTTGTTTGATGAAACGGAGCAAAAGTTAGGCGCGATCGATATTGTCGTGAATGTCGCAGGTGTATCGGTATTTAAACCACATCTCCAGTTGACAGATGACGACTTTGAGAAGGTATTTGCAGTCAATGCTAGAGGCGCGATGTACGTGTTGCAAGCTGCCGCAGCGCGTGTCAAAGATGGTGGACGGATCGTGCAGTTTTCGACGGGAGGGACGATGATGCCGATCCCCGCTGGTGGCATTTATGCCGCCAGCAAAGCCGCAGGCGAACGGTTTGCGTTCGCGCTGGCAAAAGAGATCGGACATCGACAGGTGACGGTGAACGTTATTTCGCCTGGAGTTACCGATACAGATGGGTTAATCATGCCTAAAGAAGCGATCGATAATTTAATCGGGCAAACACCCCTCGGACGCTTAGGACAACCAGGCGATGTGGCAGATGTGGTGGCTTT
- a CDS encoding NADH-quinone oxidoreductase subunit J, protein MQIAEGVQLVTFGILSLLMLGAALGVVLFANIVYSAFLLGGVFISMAGIYVLLNADFVSAAQILVYVGAVNVLILFAIMLVNKREDFKPLKNSWIRQGMTVVVCGGLFALLGSVSLVTPWKLSTTMPMSSSIVPIAKHFFTDFLLPFELASVLLLMSMVGAIILARRDFMPDTVSGITSTQDSLTLPERPRELAGK, encoded by the coding sequence ATGCAAATTGCTGAAGGTGTTCAGTTAGTTACATTCGGAATTCTCTCACTACTAATGTTGGGAGCAGCTTTAGGGGTGGTACTATTTGCGAATATTGTGTATTCCGCCTTTTTATTAGGTGGAGTGTTTATCAGTATGGCGGGAATTTACGTTCTGCTCAATGCTGATTTTGTTTCGGCAGCACAAATCTTGGTATATGTCGGGGCAGTTAACGTCTTGATTTTATTTGCCATCATGTTGGTAAATAAACGTGAAGACTTTAAACCGCTAAAAAATAGTTGGATCAGACAAGGGATGACGGTAGTAGTTTGTGGCGGGTTATTTGCACTGTTAGGCAGTGTATCGCTCGTGACTCCCTGGAAGCTCTCGACGACAATGCCGATGTCTAGCTCGATCGTGCCGATCGCCAAGCACTTTTTTACCGATTTTCTACTGCCATTTGAATTAGCTTCGGTGTTGTTACTGATGTCGATGGTCGGTGCAATTATTCTCGCTCGTCGCGACTTTATGCCCGATACTGTTAGTGGTATCACATCCACTCAAGATAGCCTGACGCTGCCAGAACGCCCTCGCGAATTAGCTGGTAAGTAG
- the nuoH gene encoding NADH-quinone oxidoreductase subunit NuoH — protein MNSGIDLQGTFIQSLSDLGISAELAKVIWMPFPMLLMIIGATVGVLVNVWLERKISAAAQQRIGPEYAGPLGVLQPVADGLKLVFKEDILPAKADPILFTMGPVLVVMPVFLSYLIVPFGQNLVITNINTGVFLWIALSSIVPIGLLMAGYSSNNKYSLLGGLRAAAQSISYEIPLALSVLAIVMMSNSLNTIDIVNQQAGYGILSWNIWRQPVGFVIFWIAALAECERLPFDLPEAEEELVAGYQTEYSGMKFALFFVGSYVNLVLSALLVAILYLGGWSSPIPIEMLSNLLGVDPTTSWVQVVDASLGISMTLLKAYFLVFIAILTRWTVPRVRIDQLLNLGWKFLLPISLANLLITAALKLAFPTAFGG, from the coding sequence ATGAATTCAGGTATTGACCTTCAAGGTACTTTTATCCAATCTCTCAGTGACTTGGGGATCTCAGCCGAACTGGCTAAGGTGATCTGGATGCCGTTTCCAATGTTGCTGATGATTATTGGTGCAACTGTCGGCGTACTCGTCAATGTCTGGTTGGAACGCAAAATCTCTGCCGCAGCCCAACAACGGATCGGCCCTGAATATGCTGGCCCCCTGGGCGTATTACAACCAGTTGCCGACGGTCTCAAACTCGTCTTTAAAGAAGATATTCTACCTGCAAAAGCCGACCCGATTCTCTTCACGATGGGGCCAGTCTTGGTGGTAATGCCCGTATTTTTGTCTTACCTAATCGTCCCCTTCGGCCAAAATTTGGTAATTACAAATATCAACACTGGGGTCTTTTTGTGGATTGCGTTGTCGAGTATCGTCCCGATTGGATTACTGATGGCAGGCTATTCGTCGAATAATAAGTACTCCTTACTAGGCGGATTGCGGGCTGCGGCTCAGTCGATCAGTTATGAAATTCCGTTAGCCTTGTCGGTGCTGGCGATCGTGATGATGTCGAATAGCTTGAATACGATCGATATTGTCAATCAGCAAGCTGGCTATGGCATCCTCTCTTGGAATATTTGGCGACAACCAGTTGGCTTCGTTATCTTTTGGATTGCAGCTCTAGCTGAATGCGAACGCTTGCCCTTCGACCTCCCCGAGGCGGAGGAAGAGTTGGTAGCTGGCTATCAAACAGAATACTCAGGCATGAAGTTCGCACTGTTCTTCGTTGGCTCTTACGTCAACCTGGTGCTATCGGCACTGTTGGTAGCAATTCTGTATCTCGGCGGGTGGTCGAGTCCAATTCCGATCGAAATGTTGAGCAATCTACTTGGTGTCGATCCGACTACATCATGGGTGCAAGTGGTGGATGCTTCTCTCGGGATTTCGATGACCCTCCTCAAAGCCTATTTCTTAGTATTCATCGCCATTCTCACTCGCTGGACTGTCCCCCGCGTTCGCATCGATCAACTCCTCAATCTTGGCTGGAAATTCCTTCTGCCTATCTCTCTAGCTAACTTGCTCATTACTGCGGCTCTGAAGTTAGCATTTCCCACTGCTTTTGGAGGATAA
- a CDS encoding DUF7219 family protein: MSKQSDFFLYQNNRYNGEFKPENLVFNSNLQEFTQKVSYICSLETAGKLTPEESYKQIKALWKGLKRSKKMLGIGADSDDEPQDPGEYAE, encoded by the coding sequence ATGTCTAAACAGAGTGACTTCTTTTTGTATCAGAATAACCGTTACAACGGCGAGTTTAAACCAGAAAATCTGGTTTTTAATAGTAACTTGCAAGAATTTACACAAAAAGTTAGTTACATTTGTAGCCTAGAGACTGCGGGCAAGCTCACACCCGAAGAATCTTACAAACAAATTAAAGCTCTGTGGAAAGGACTCAAACGCAGTAAAAAAATGCTCGGCATTGGCGCAGACAGTGATGACGAGCCACAAGACCCAGGTGAGTATGCGGAGTAA
- the nuoK gene encoding NADH-quinone oxidoreductase subunit NuoK — protein sequence MLQLQLPYFLILAAALFCIGIYGLVTSRNAVRVLMSIELMLNAVNLNLMSFSNYIDSTEIKGQVFTVFVIAIAAAEAAVGLAIVLSIYRNRDTVDMEQFNLLKW from the coding sequence ATGTTGCAATTACAATTACCGTATTTTTTGATTTTAGCCGCTGCACTATTTTGTATCGGTATTTATGGATTGGTGACCAGTCGGAATGCCGTCCGCGTATTGATGTCGATCGAGTTGATGTTAAATGCGGTCAATCTAAATTTGATGAGTTTTTCTAACTACATCGATTCAACCGAAATCAAAGGCCAAGTATTTACAGTATTTGTCATTGCGATCGCAGCAGCAGAAGCAGCCGTAGGCTTGGCGATCGTCCTCTCGATCTATCGTAACCGCGATACCGTCGATATGGAGCAATTTAACTTACTCAAGTGGTAA